GTCCCAAACGTCTGTTCTTGCGATTGAAACCTATCACTTATTCTATTTTTTTCCAGGAGGTACAACATGAAGAAGACACTGCTAGTACTTATTGCTTTCTCGATTCTGGCAACTACATCTCTATTTGCACTTATTAGTGGCGATGCGCCCGTTAAGGGCGAACTACCTTTCCTTCTCACTAACGCTGGCCAGGGTCCCGGTGGAAAGATGGCAAGGCTCTTGATCTGGCAGTCGAAAGCCATTGAAGAGACGGACTTTGATTACAACGCAGAGCCATTAAGAGACAATCCCGACGATCTAGTTACAAGAGATTACAAAATGCTGTTCGTAATAATTGGATCTTCTGCGAAAGGCCTCGGAGCCTCAGGTATAACGATAGAGGAGGAAATCTCACGCTTGAACAAGATGATCGCCGAGGCAAAGGAATTGGGGCTCTACATAATTGCGGCACATATCGAGGGTAAAGAGAGAAGAGGAAATCCGGGAAGCGCTGACGAGCAGTCAATTGATGCTATTGCTCCCTATGCTGATTACCTAATAGTAGTGAAGAGCGGTAATCTCGATGGTAAATTCACGAAAATTGCTCAGGAAAACAATGTTCCTCT
This window of the Mesotoga sp. BH458_6_3_2_1 genome carries:
- a CDS encoding DUF6305 family protein, yielding MKKTLLVLIAFSILATTSLFALISGDAPVKGELPFLLTNAGQGPGGKMARLLIWQSKAIEETDFDYNAEPLRDNPDDLVTRDYKMLFVIIGSSAKGLGASGITIEEEISRLNKMIAEAKELGLYIIAAHIEGKERRGNPGSADEQSIDAIAPYADYLIVVKSGNLDGKFTKIAQENNVPLTLIDNTIDFMEVIKQMFKSE